A genomic stretch from Arachis stenosperma cultivar V10309 chromosome 3, arast.V10309.gnm1.PFL2, whole genome shotgun sequence includes:
- the LOC130969330 gene encoding 17.3 kDa class I heat shock protein-like, giving the protein MSLIPSFFGGRRSDPFSLDVWDPFRDFQFPSSLTSSENSAFVNTRVDWKETPEAHVFKADLPGLKKEEVKVEIEDNSVLQISGERNVEKEDKNDTWHRVERSSGKFMRRFRLPENAKMDQVKASMENGVLTVTVPKAEVKKPDVKPIQITG; this is encoded by the coding sequence ATGTCGCTGATTCCAAGTTTCTTTGGTGGCAGAAGGAGCGACCCTTTCTCCCTCGACGTTTGGGACCCCTTCAGAGACTTCCAATTCCCGAGCTCTCTTACTTCTTCAGAGAATTCTGCATTCGTGAACACTCGTGTGGATTGGAAGGAGACTCCCGAAGCGCATGTGTTCAAGGCTGATCTTCCTGGTCTGAAGAAGGAGGAAGTGAAGGTTGAGATCGAAGATAACAGTGTCCTTCAGATCAGCGGCGAGAGGAACGTTGAGAAGGAGGACAAGAATGACACCTGGCACCGTGTGGAGCGCAGCAGCGGCAAGTTCATGCGGAGGTTCAGGCTCCCTGAGAACGCCAAGATGGATCAGGTGAAGGCATCCATGGAGAATGGTGTTCTTACTGTCACTGTTCCCAAGGCGGAAGTTAAGAAACCTGATGTTAAGCCCATTCAAATTACTGGTTAA